Proteins from one Oscillatoria sp. FACHB-1406 genomic window:
- a CDS encoding TlyA family RNA methyltransferase, with protein sequence MAASKQRLDLLLVQRNLCPSRQQAQGIIRAGEVRVNQQVVDKPGTEVAIDAAIAIAEKPPYVSRGGLKLKKALDTFEIAVAGRIALDGGISTGGFTDCLLQAGAKQVYGVDVGYGQVAWTLRQDNRVVLKERTNLRYLQPEQLYGDNPRADLGVVDVSFISLAKILPALWDLLIEPREVILLVKPQFEVGRDRVGKKGVVRDPSDRENAILQVLQAARELGWRDRGLTPSPISGPAGNLEYLLWLAIEH encoded by the coding sequence ATGGCTGCGAGCAAACAACGACTCGATCTGCTTTTGGTTCAGCGCAATCTTTGTCCTTCTCGCCAGCAAGCGCAAGGGATAATTCGGGCTGGGGAAGTGCGCGTGAATCAACAGGTGGTGGATAAACCCGGGACGGAAGTAGCGATCGATGCGGCGATCGCGATCGCAGAAAAACCGCCCTACGTCTCTCGCGGCGGGCTGAAGCTCAAAAAAGCCCTAGACACCTTTGAAATCGCCGTAGCGGGCAGAATTGCGCTGGATGGTGGCATTTCTACCGGGGGGTTTACCGATTGCTTATTGCAAGCCGGAGCCAAACAGGTTTACGGGGTTGATGTCGGTTACGGACAGGTGGCTTGGACTCTGCGCCAAGACAATCGCGTCGTTTTAAAAGAACGAACAAATTTGCGCTATTTGCAGCCAGAACAACTCTATGGAGATAATCCTCGCGCCGATCTAGGGGTGGTGGATGTATCCTTTATCTCGCTGGCTAAAATTCTGCCCGCCCTGTGGGATTTATTAATCGAACCTCGGGAAGTGATTTTGCTAGTGAAACCGCAATTTGAAGTCGGGCGCGATCGAGTCGGTAAAAAAGGCGTAGTGCGCGATCCCAGCGATCGCGAGAACGCCATTCTACAAGTGTTGCAAGCCGCGCGAGAACTGGGATGGCGCGATCGCGGTTTAACCCCTTCTCCGATTTCCGGGCCCGCCGGAAATCTCGAATACCTGCTTTGGTTAGCGATCGAACATTAA
- a CDS encoding diguanylate cyclase: MFSILVIDDEPNNFDVIETFLEDEQYRLYYAASGEDAFKSLDLFNPDLILLDVMMAGLDGIECCRRLKAMERWQSVPIIIVTALATKADLAQCMSAGADDFISKPVNRIELTARVRSMLRIRHQYQQLEEFNTRLETMVQHRTAQLRQMLFQDALTLLPSRAGLLQTFQQRQAIKLLSWGLIALDCDRFKLVNGSFGHQVGDRLLRAIAQRLNQQLSPRQWLGRTGGDEFSILIENVECDEQLEAWVTRILAVFTEPFWVEGYEIFITVSIGVARTNSSTRDGERLFQDADTAMYQAKSKGKNSYQVFDAQMHVAMLQRLTVENDLQLAFKQSDFTVYYQPIFDLNTEHLAGFEALIRWRHPNRGLVSPGEFIPSMEMTGLIVSVGLWVLRQACEQLRDWHRRGRSDLTMSVNLSVRQFASPTLLADDDDARLIGIITHESLRQQTRPFDLLRLLSAVEVMSVRVVTARQDCSVLDIARLMAERRVSSVVMTVVEGSDEAPLERAVGLLTERDLVQFQSLGASLAETKVSDVMSSPVF; the protein is encoded by the coding sequence ATGTTTTCGATTTTAGTGATTGATGATGAGCCGAATAACTTTGATGTGATTGAGACATTTTTAGAGGATGAACAATATCGACTTTACTATGCAGCCAGCGGTGAAGATGCGTTTAAGTCTTTGGATTTATTCAATCCGGACTTAATTTTACTCGATGTGATGATGGCGGGGTTGGATGGGATTGAATGCTGTCGGCGTTTGAAAGCAATGGAACGGTGGCAATCCGTACCTATTATTATCGTAACGGCTCTAGCAACCAAAGCCGATTTAGCACAATGTATGAGTGCGGGGGCTGATGATTTTATTAGTAAGCCGGTCAACCGTATCGAACTTACGGCACGAGTTAGATCGATGCTACGCATTCGCCATCAGTATCAACAACTCGAGGAGTTTAATACTCGTTTAGAAACGATGGTTCAGCACCGCACCGCCCAACTCCGACAGATGCTCTTTCAGGATGCGCTCACTTTGTTGCCGAGTCGAGCGGGATTGCTCCAAACTTTTCAGCAACGGCAGGCAATCAAGTTGCTATCCTGGGGATTGATCGCGCTAGATTGCGATCGCTTCAAGTTAGTGAATGGCTCCTTTGGGCATCAAGTTGGCGATCGGTTGCTGCGGGCGATCGCTCAACGCCTTAACCAGCAACTTTCCCCCAGACAATGGCTGGGTCGCACGGGTGGAGATGAGTTTTCAATCTTAATTGAGAATGTGGAGTGCGACGAGCAACTTGAAGCTTGGGTAACGCGGATATTAGCGGTCTTCACCGAGCCTTTTTGGGTAGAAGGCTATGAAATTTTTATAACGGTCAGTATTGGGGTCGCGAGAACGAACTCCAGCACTCGAGATGGAGAACGGCTTTTTCAAGATGCCGATACGGCAATGTATCAAGCTAAGTCGAAAGGGAAGAACAGCTATCAAGTTTTTGATGCTCAAATGCACGTGGCCATGTTGCAACGATTGACTGTAGAGAATGATTTGCAACTGGCCTTTAAGCAGTCGGATTTCACGGTCTATTATCAGCCCATTTTTGATTTAAACACAGAACATCTGGCGGGGTTTGAAGCCCTGATCCGCTGGCGACACCCCAACCGAGGTTTAGTGTCTCCGGGGGAATTTATTCCCTCAATGGAGATGACGGGATTAATCGTGTCGGTGGGACTGTGGGTATTGCGCCAAGCTTGCGAACAGCTTCGGGATTGGCATCGCCGGGGACGGTCGGATCTGACAATGAGCGTGAATTTATCAGTACGGCAATTTGCTTCACCGACGCTGCTGGCGGATGATGATGACGCTCGCCTGATTGGCATCATCACGCACGAAAGCCTGCGGCAACAGACTCGCCCGTTCGATCTGTTGCGCTTGCTGTCTGCGGTGGAGGTGATGAGCGTTCGGGTTGTCACCGCAAGACAGGATTGCTCGGTGCTAGACATTGCCCGGTTAATGGCCGAGCGCCGGGTGAGTTCGGTGGTGATGACAGTCGTGGAGGGCAGTGACGAGGCTCCCCTCGAGCGGGCGGTGGGGCTGCTGACGGAGCGGGATTTGGTGCAGTTTCAGTCTCTGGGCGCGAGTTTGGCAGAAACCAAGGTCAGTGACGTGATGAGCAGCCCGGTCTTTTGA
- a CDS encoding PAS domain S-box protein has product MSDCHREMLISLQTRAKILVPLFCEGEAWGTINATETQPRDWQPTEIEFLQSLSMQLAIAIQQASTYEKLQSELQERQQAEKLLRQSTERLQEAQRIARIGNWEREIPSDTRYWSEEVFRILEIDPQQSGASFQAFLDLVHPDDAPIVEETYNRHLRDGRPYSIVYRLQMPDGRIKHVQAQCETTYSADGTPLISRGAVQDITQQQEAEIRRDRAEAALRQLIEGTAAFTGEEFFPALVRHIAEVLGVRYASVSQATPQGFQVLAFFADGEFLPPSFLPYESVPCCTEALETGSCYHPEGIRSLYPDNPLFTDLGVDSYLGIGLRNGAGDSIGNLCIFHDAPIATPDWAQALLAIFAARAGAELERLITAQALEQLNEELEARVAQRTAELTEGKAFLQDFLDNANDLIQMVDVKTGRFEFVNRAWRETLGYTAAEVEQLTLFDVLAPNCIPHCKVVMQQMQSGTLVNLEQVELTFIHKSGKFVLVEGSINCRFGVSADGCSPTLSTRAIFRDVTAKKMAEQELHRREARYRALMEGASDAILLVNLRTDLATDSALPGFAGNLEDCDPAGAGAFAGRSRDRLSGFPGR; this is encoded by the coding sequence ATGTCCGACTGCCACCGCGAAATGCTGATTAGCCTCCAGACGCGGGCTAAGATTTTAGTGCCTTTATTCTGTGAAGGTGAGGCTTGGGGGACGATCAATGCGACCGAGACTCAACCCCGCGATTGGCAACCGACCGAAATTGAATTTCTGCAATCGCTCTCAATGCAGTTGGCGATCGCGATTCAACAAGCCTCCACCTACGAAAAATTGCAGTCCGAATTGCAAGAGCGGCAGCAAGCAGAGAAACTCTTGCGCCAGAGTACAGAACGCTTGCAGGAAGCCCAACGGATTGCCCGGATCGGCAACTGGGAACGCGAAATCCCGTCCGACACCCGCTACTGGTCGGAAGAAGTTTTTCGCATCCTCGAGATCGATCCGCAACAATCTGGTGCTTCCTTCCAAGCCTTTCTCGATTTGGTGCATCCAGACGATGCCCCCATCGTTGAAGAAACCTACAACAGACATCTGCGCGATGGCAGACCTTACAGCATCGTCTATCGCCTGCAAATGCCCGACGGTCGAATTAAGCACGTGCAGGCGCAGTGCGAAACCACCTACAGTGCCGACGGTACGCCCTTAATATCGCGGGGTGCGGTGCAGGATATTACCCAACAGCAAGAAGCCGAAATTCGCCGCGATCGCGCAGAAGCCGCCCTCCGCCAATTAATCGAAGGCACGGCTGCCTTCACCGGCGAAGAATTCTTTCCGGCCTTAGTCCGCCACATTGCCGAAGTGCTGGGAGTCCGCTATGCCTCCGTTTCGCAAGCCACACCCCAAGGGTTTCAAGTCCTGGCATTTTTTGCCGATGGCGAATTCTTGCCGCCGTCATTCCTGCCCTACGAATCAGTACCCTGTTGCACGGAAGCGCTAGAGACCGGGAGTTGTTACCACCCCGAGGGTATTCGATCGCTTTATCCTGACAATCCCCTATTTACCGACTTGGGGGTAGACAGTTATCTCGGAATCGGACTGCGGAATGGAGCCGGCGATTCGATTGGCAATCTCTGCATTTTCCATGATGCTCCCATCGCGACCCCAGACTGGGCCCAAGCCCTGCTCGCCATTTTCGCCGCCCGTGCCGGAGCCGAACTCGAGCGGTTAATTACAGCGCAAGCCCTGGAACAACTCAACGAGGAGTTGGAAGCGCGAGTCGCCCAGCGCACCGCCGAACTGACCGAAGGGAAAGCGTTCCTCCAAGACTTTTTGGACAATGCCAACGACCTGATTCAGATGGTTGATGTTAAGACCGGACGCTTTGAGTTTGTGAATCGGGCGTGGCGGGAGACCTTGGGCTACACGGCAGCAGAAGTGGAGCAGTTGACCCTCTTCGATGTTTTAGCTCCCAACTGTATCCCCCACTGCAAGGTCGTGATGCAACAGATGCAGAGCGGAACGCTGGTCAATCTCGAACAGGTTGAATTGACCTTTATCCACAAATCGGGGAAATTCGTGCTAGTGGAAGGCAGCATCAACTGTCGTTTTGGGGTCAGTGCCGACGGTTGCTCGCCAACCCTCTCCACCCGCGCTATCTTCCGAGATGTCACGGCTAAAAAGATGGCCGAGCAGGAGCTACATCGACGAGAAGCTCGCTACCGCGCCCTGATGGAAGGAGCGAGCGATGCCATTCTGTTGGTCAATCTTAGAACTGATCTTGCAACAGATTCGGCGCTCCCTGGATTTGCCGGAAATCTTGAGGATTGCGACCCAGCAGGTGCAGGAGCTTTTGCAGGGCGATCGCGCGATCGTCTTTCAGGTTTCCCAGGACGGTAG
- a CDS encoding response regulator encodes MQELLQGDRAIVFQVSQDGSSCIVEEAVALDLPSLKAMHWDDETWSQDILEHYWQGQPRIVPDVMDDIWTDCLVEYSRAGQIQSKIVAPIIQELHDSEEHRWVSPEGSSKLWGVLVVHACRTRRVWHQNEAELLQKIANQLAIAIQQSSLFEQLQEELSERQQAEEQLTLRNEELIRATRLKDEFLANMSHELRTPLNAILGMTEGLQEEVFGKIDDAQLKALQTVERSASHLLDLINDILDLAKIEAGQVELECAPTAIAPLCQSSLTFVKQQAFKKQIQLSVNVPLNLPDIVLDERRIRQVLINLLNNAVKFTHPGGSIILEVSLNRSPGEESTTPYLRFAVKDTGIGISQENIKKLFKPFVQIDSALNRQYQGTGLGLALTTRIVELHEGRVSLTSEVGVGSCFAIDLPYQASAIFPVSTNTKPDASSQGEEDRDRRSAPLLLLAEDNEANISTISGYLNAKGYRIELAKNGEEAISQAIALAPDLILMDIQMPGMDGLEAMQRIREIPELVATPIIALTALAMESDRERCLAAGANEYLSKPVKLKQLTVTIQQLLDS; translated from the coding sequence GTGCAGGAGCTTTTGCAGGGCGATCGCGCGATCGTCTTTCAGGTTTCCCAGGACGGTAGCAGCTGCATCGTTGAAGAAGCCGTCGCCCTCGACCTCCCCAGCCTCAAAGCCATGCACTGGGATGATGAAACTTGGTCTCAAGACATTTTGGAACACTACTGGCAGGGGCAACCCCGGATTGTGCCGGATGTGATGGACGACATCTGGACCGATTGTTTGGTGGAGTATTCCCGAGCCGGACAGATTCAGTCCAAAATTGTTGCCCCCATTATCCAGGAACTTCACGACTCCGAAGAGCATCGTTGGGTATCCCCGGAAGGCAGCAGCAAACTGTGGGGCGTGCTGGTGGTTCATGCTTGCCGTACCCGTCGCGTTTGGCATCAGAACGAAGCCGAGCTTTTGCAGAAAATTGCCAACCAGTTGGCCATTGCTATCCAGCAATCCTCCCTCTTCGAGCAGTTACAGGAGGAACTCAGCGAACGGCAACAAGCCGAGGAACAGCTTACCCTGCGCAACGAAGAACTGATCCGCGCCACCCGCCTCAAGGACGAATTTTTGGCGAATATGAGCCACGAACTCCGCACCCCCCTGAATGCCATTTTAGGCATGACGGAAGGACTGCAAGAGGAAGTGTTCGGTAAAATCGATGATGCGCAGCTTAAAGCCTTGCAAACGGTGGAACGAAGCGCTTCTCATCTGCTGGATTTGATTAACGATATCTTAGATTTAGCGAAGATTGAGGCCGGACAGGTGGAGTTAGAATGCGCGCCCACCGCGATCGCGCCTTTGTGTCAATCGAGCCTGACGTTTGTCAAACAACAAGCCTTCAAAAAGCAGATTCAACTTTCGGTCAATGTCCCTTTAAACTTGCCCGATATTGTGCTGGACGAGCGACGCATCCGTCAGGTGTTAATTAATTTGCTCAATAATGCGGTTAAGTTTACCCATCCGGGGGGGAGCATTATCTTAGAAGTGAGCTTAAACCGATCGCCCGGTGAAGAGTCTACAACCCCCTATCTGCGGTTTGCGGTGAAGGATACCGGCATTGGCATTAGCCAGGAAAATATTAAGAAGTTGTTTAAACCCTTCGTGCAAATTGATAGCGCCCTCAACCGCCAATATCAAGGAACGGGCCTAGGTTTGGCTTTGACGACCCGAATTGTCGAACTTCATGAGGGTCGGGTAAGTTTGACCAGTGAAGTGGGGGTGGGTAGCTGTTTTGCGATCGATTTACCCTATCAGGCTTCTGCGATCTTTCCCGTATCGACTAACACTAAACCCGACGCGAGCAGCCAGGGAGAGGAAGATCGAGATCGGAGGTCTGCGCCTTTGCTGCTTTTAGCAGAAGATAACGAGGCGAATATCAGCACCATTTCCGGCTATTTAAACGCGAAAGGCTATCGGATCGAGTTGGCAAAAAATGGTGAGGAGGCGATTAGTCAAGCGATCGCATTAGCGCCGGATCTGATCCTGATGGATATTCAAATGCCGGGAATGGATGGTTTGGAAGCGATGCAGCGCATTCGAGAAATTCCGGAGTTGGTAGCAACGCCGATTATTGCGTTAACGGCGTTGGCGATGGAGAGCGATCGCGAGCGTTGTTTGGCCGCCGGAGCGAATGAATACTTGAGCAAGCCAGTGAAGTTAAAACAGTTAACCGTAACGATTCAACAGTTATTGGATTCTTGA